In Polaribacter sp. L3A8, a genomic segment contains:
- a CDS encoding alpha-2-macroglobulin family protein codes for MKLKNLLLTTSILLLIFSCKKEEIKTDNIYKFKEYISYTTSGVVSIANNIEVNLAKEVTGWEVNKEISSEIIAIKPFVNGTIKTVNKHAFIFIPDEVLDANTEYSVTVKLKEIYKNTPQGFSDYTFQFKTITPNFNVQTNNLQSYSKEYQYVEGVVKSADVISLENAKKLLNASHNNDSKNIVWNESYEKGKIFEFKIDSIKRSIEDSKLSISWNGKAINATSKGENEIIIPGKNNFKVVRLKVNNSTEQYISINFSDRLKKQQNFDGLVTVQNEKKPRFIVNGNELKVFSENKFEGDILVSVFEGIRNSNDFKLKKLFKETITFEQKKPQIRSISSGTILPNSKDLKFNFEAINVKEVDVRVIKIYEDNVLQFLQENSINSNNEYQVKRVGRGVAKQTITLVDSKKNNAQKWKAYSVDLAKMFEAEPGAIYRVELSYHKNQVFYKCSENKDSNTNLEGFEDERFDDLSKIEDENAREELYWDNKLYDYRDRDYDWRERDNPCSDSYYRYKEVTQNLLASNLGIIAKKGTNNSYFFAITNILTTKPEAGATIKLYNFQQQEILSTKTDSEGFANVETAKNASFAVVSKGNNKGYIRLLDGNSLSLSKFDVAGSKTQKGLKGYLYGERGVWRPGDDVHLTFMLNDADNKLPKNHPVKLEVTDPSGKLVYKKVTSENLNNFYKFTFSTVQEAKTGNYNAEISVGGAKFSKSLKIETVKPNRLKIKVDFNDEVLSNNKPINGTLDVKWLHGTPAKNLKAEIKAKVSAANYSFKAYEDYVFTDPSRDFSSEEINVFEGKLDANGMAKINSKLSIGKNAPGMLNVQFLIRAFENGGDFSIDAFTKKYAPFESFVGLKSPEGNRYGSFFTDENQTFSVVSVDEKGVPTKRGEIEVEVHQIKWRWWWSSSEDNLSRYTSSTYQKPYKTIKISTDSKGKGSFKLNIPERDRGRFLIRVIDKKSGHATGRTAYFYKNWWQNAGSGDKEAAKMLVFSADKEKYAVGETAKITFPSGSKGRALISIENGTKVLETKWVATQKGTTSVEIPINKNMAPNVFVNISLLQPHHVSENDLPLRLFGVIPLLVEDKNTKLEPQISMPDELQPEKEFVVKVSETNNKTMTYTLAVVEEGLLDLTRFKTPNAFDVFYAREALGVKTWDIFDDVIGAYSGSVDQVFAIGGDGSAAKGKSRKANRFKPVVKFLGPFYLEKGKTASHKITLPNYIGSVRTMVVAGDVNKEAFGNAEKAVPVKKPLMVLATLPRKLSPKEKVTLPITIFAMDKKVKNVTVQVKTSNGIAVIGNKTQNINFEKPDEKMVYFEMDVLKANGINTVEIIASGNGEKATYKVELDVVNPNPITSKLVDATIEEKQAQIISFNTFGVAGSNTATLELSTIPPINFSGRLAYLIQYPHGCVEQTTSSVFPQLFLNDIFDLTSDKKREIQENIENGIKRLGNFQQANGGLSYWLGENYVNDWGTTYAGHFMLEAAKKGFVLPLTFKSNFIKYQKNAARNWRPNYSNNYTDLAQAYRLYTLALAGSPDLSAMNRMREFKQISNEAKWRLAAAYALSGQKEASKEIMSTANINFTSSKYNYYSYGSVDRNRAMALETMLITDHKDVKSVAKSIAKELSSKRWMSTQSTAYSLLAIGKMVVKNGGKAMNLKYTNNGKTVAIKTQSSMVQRTLNVKNGANAINIKNDDNIVFARIINSGQLPLDDEITEGRGLSVSVQYKDLQGKAIDIKNLKQGQDFVAKITVSNPKNETVNDIALTQIFPSGWEIVNTRFTDFGTTIKSEARYTDIRDDRVNFYFDLEHQSKKSETKTFSVLLNAAYLGTYYLPGIQVEAMYDNDYMVITKGSWIKVIK; via the coding sequence ATGAAACTGAAAAATCTACTTTTAACAACCTCAATTTTGCTATTAATTTTTTCTTGTAAGAAAGAAGAAATTAAAACAGATAACATTTACAAATTTAAAGAATATATAAGTTATACCACTTCTGGAGTGGTTTCTATAGCTAATAATATTGAAGTAAACTTAGCAAAAGAAGTAACAGGTTGGGAAGTAAATAAAGAAATTTCATCAGAAATTATTGCTATAAAACCATTTGTAAACGGAACAATTAAAACGGTTAATAAACATGCTTTTATTTTTATTCCTGATGAAGTTTTAGATGCAAATACAGAATATAGTGTAACGGTAAAATTAAAAGAGATTTATAAAAATACACCTCAGGGTTTTAGTGATTATACATTTCAGTTTAAAACAATTACACCAAATTTTAATGTCCAGACCAATAATTTACAATCGTATTCTAAAGAATATCAATATGTAGAAGGTGTTGTAAAATCTGCAGATGTAATCTCTTTAGAAAATGCTAAAAAGCTATTAAATGCTTCTCATAATAACGATTCAAAAAATATAGTTTGGAATGAATCCTATGAGAAAGGAAAAATATTCGAATTTAAAATTGATAGTATCAAACGATCTATAGAAGATTCTAAATTATCAATTTCTTGGAACGGAAAAGCAATCAATGCAACCTCAAAAGGAGAAAATGAAATTATAATTCCTGGTAAAAATAATTTTAAAGTAGTTCGTTTAAAAGTAAACAATAGTACAGAACAATACATTTCTATCAACTTTTCTGATCGGTTAAAAAAGCAACAAAATTTTGATGGTTTGGTTACTGTTCAGAATGAAAAGAAACCTCGTTTTATCGTTAACGGAAATGAGTTAAAAGTATTTTCCGAAAATAAATTTGAAGGAGATATTTTAGTTTCTGTTTTTGAGGGAATTAGAAATTCTAATGATTTTAAACTCAAAAAATTATTTAAAGAAACCATTACTTTCGAGCAAAAGAAACCACAAATTAGATCCATAAGTAGCGGAACAATTTTACCAAACTCTAAAGATTTAAAATTCAATTTCGAGGCCATCAACGTAAAAGAAGTAGATGTTAGAGTTATTAAAATTTATGAAGATAATGTATTGCAGTTTTTGCAAGAAAATAGCATCAATAGTAACAATGAATATCAGGTTAAACGAGTTGGTAGAGGTGTTGCTAAACAAACCATTACTTTAGTTGATAGTAAAAAAAACAATGCACAAAAATGGAAAGCATACAGTGTAGACTTGGCTAAAATGTTTGAGGCAGAACCTGGAGCAATTTATAGAGTAGAACTGAGTTATCATAAAAATCAGGTATTTTACAAATGTTCAGAAAATAAAGATTCCAACACAAATTTAGAAGGGTTTGAAGATGAGAGATTTGACGATTTAAGTAAGATTGAAGACGAGAACGCAAGAGAAGAATTGTATTGGGATAACAAATTATACGATTACAGAGACCGTGATTATGATTGGCGAGAAAGAGACAATCCTTGTTCAGATTCTTATTATCGCTATAAAGAAGTAACTCAGAATTTACTAGCTTCTAATTTGGGAATCATTGCAAAAAAAGGGACAAACAATTCTTATTTCTTTGCGATCACTAATATTTTAACGACAAAACCAGAAGCTGGTGCTACCATAAAATTATATAATTTTCAGCAACAAGAAATTCTTTCTACCAAAACAGATTCAGAAGGATTTGCAAATGTAGAAACCGCTAAAAATGCTTCTTTTGCAGTGGTGTCTAAAGGGAATAATAAAGGCTATATTAGATTGTTAGACGGAAATTCTTTGTCTTTAAGTAAGTTTGATGTTGCAGGAAGTAAAACTCAAAAAGGTTTAAAAGGATATTTGTACGGAGAACGTGGAGTTTGGCGTCCTGGAGATGATGTGCACTTAACTTTTATGCTAAATGATGCCGATAATAAGTTGCCAAAAAATCATCCTGTAAAATTAGAAGTTACAGACCCAAGTGGTAAGTTGGTGTATAAAAAAGTGACTTCAGAGAATCTTAATAATTTTTACAAGTTTACATTTTCAACAGTACAAGAAGCAAAAACAGGAAACTACAATGCAGAAATTTCTGTAGGTGGCGCAAAATTTTCTAAGAGTTTAAAAATTGAAACGGTAAAACCAAATCGTTTAAAAATTAAAGTAGATTTTAATGATGAGGTTTTATCTAACAACAAACCTATAAACGGAACCTTAGATGTAAAATGGTTGCATGGTACACCTGCAAAAAATCTAAAAGCAGAAATTAAAGCCAAAGTTTCTGCGGCTAATTATAGCTTTAAAGCGTATGAAGATTATGTTTTTACAGATCCATCAAGAGATTTTTCATCCGAAGAGATAAATGTTTTCGAAGGAAAATTAGATGCGAACGGAATGGCAAAAATCAATAGTAAATTAAGTATTGGTAAAAATGCTCCGGGCATGTTAAACGTTCAGTTTTTGATAAGAGCTTTTGAAAACGGAGGAGATTTTTCTATAGATGCTTTTACTAAAAAGTATGCGCCTTTTGAGTCTTTTGTAGGGTTAAAATCACCAGAAGGAAATAGATATGGTTCTTTCTTTACAGACGAAAATCAGACGTTTTCTGTGGTTTCGGTAGATGAAAAAGGAGTGCCAACTAAAAGAGGTGAAATTGAAGTAGAAGTGCATCAAATTAAATGGCGTTGGTGGTGGAGTTCTTCCGAGGATAATTTATCTAGATATACTTCTAGTACGTATCAAAAACCTTATAAAACGATAAAAATTAGTACCGATTCTAAAGGAAAAGGAAGTTTTAAATTAAACATTCCAGAAAGAGATAGAGGTCGTTTTTTAATACGAGTTATTGATAAAAAAAGTGGTCATGCAACCGGTAGAACGGCTTATTTCTATAAAAATTGGTGGCAAAATGCTGGTTCTGGCGATAAAGAAGCCGCTAAAATGTTGGTTTTTTCTGCAGATAAAGAAAAGTATGCTGTTGGCGAAACTGCAAAAATTACATTTCCTTCAGGAAGTAAAGGACGTGCGTTAATCAGTATAGAAAACGGTACAAAAGTTTTAGAAACTAAATGGGTAGCAACTCAAAAAGGAACAACTTCTGTAGAAATTCCTATCAACAAAAACATGGCACCCAATGTGTTTGTAAACATTTCATTATTGCAACCACATCATGTTTCAGAAAACGATTTACCATTAAGGTTGTTTGGTGTAATTCCACTTTTGGTAGAAGATAAAAACACCAAGTTAGAACCTCAAATTTCTATGCCAGATGAGTTACAGCCAGAAAAAGAGTTTGTGGTAAAAGTTTCAGAAACAAACAACAAAACCATGACCTATACTTTGGCGGTTGTAGAAGAAGGTTTGTTAGATTTAACACGATTTAAAACTCCAAATGCATTTGATGTTTTTTATGCAAGAGAAGCTTTAGGTGTAAAAACTTGGGATATTTTTGATGATGTAATTGGTGCGTATTCGGGCAGCGTAGATCAAGTTTTTGCCATTGGTGGAGATGGAAGTGCTGCAAAAGGAAAAAGTAGAAAAGCAAACAGATTTAAACCGGTTGTAAAGTTTTTAGGTCCGTTTTATTTAGAAAAAGGAAAAACAGCTTCGCATAAAATTACCTTACCAAATTATATTGGCTCTGTAAGAACAATGGTGGTTGCAGGTGATGTAAATAAGGAAGCTTTTGGAAATGCAGAAAAAGCGGTGCCTGTTAAAAAGCCTTTAATGGTATTGGCTACGTTGCCAAGAAAATTATCGCCAAAAGAAAAAGTAACGTTGCCAATTACCATTTTTGCAATGGATAAAAAAGTAAAAAATGTAACGGTTCAGGTAAAAACGTCTAACGGAATTGCGGTTATTGGCAATAAAACGCAGAACATCAATTTTGAGAAACCAGATGAAAAAATGGTGTATTTTGAAATGGATGTTTTAAAAGCAAACGGCATAAATACGGTAGAAATTATTGCATCAGGAAACGGAGAAAAAGCTACTTATAAAGTAGAGTTAGATGTTGTAAATCCAAACCCAATTACCTCTAAATTGGTAGATGCAACGATTGAAGAGAAGCAAGCACAAATCATTAGTTTTAATACATTTGGTGTTGCAGGTTCTAATACCGCTACGTTAGAATTGTCTACAATTCCGCCTATTAATTTCTCTGGTAGATTGGCGTATTTAATTCAGTATCCACATGGTTGTGTAGAGCAAACTACGTCGAGCGTTTTTCCTCAATTATTTCTGAATGATATTTTCGACTTAACGTCGGATAAAAAACGCGAAATTCAGGAAAATATAGAAAACGGCATTAAACGATTAGGAAACTTTCAGCAAGCAAATGGAGGTTTGAGTTATTGGCTTGGAGAAAATTATGTAAATGATTGGGGTACAACATACGCAGGTCATTTTATGTTAGAAGCTGCTAAAAAAGGATTTGTTTTACCGTTAACTTTTAAAAGTAATTTTATCAAATATCAGAAAAATGCTGCAAGAAACTGGCGACCAAATTACAGTAATAATTACACAGATTTAGCGCAAGCTTACAGATTGTATACATTGGCTTTAGCGGGTAGTCCAGATTTATCTGCAATGAATAGAATGCGCGAGTTTAAACAAATTTCTAACGAAGCAAAATGGCGATTGGCTGCAGCGTATGCATTGTCAGGCCAAAAGGAAGCGAGTAAAGAAATTATGAGTACTGCAAATATTAATTTCACCTCTTCTAAATACAATTATTACTCTTATGGCTCTGTAGATAGAAACCGAGCAATGGCTTTAGAAACCATGCTAATTACAGATCATAAAGACGTTAAAAGTGTAGCGAAATCTATAGCCAAAGAGTTGTCTAGTAAAAGATGGATGAGCACACAATCTACCGCGTATAGTTTGTTGGCAATTGGTAAAATGGTTGTTAAAAACGGAGGGAAAGCCATGAATTTGAAGTATACCAATAATGGAAAAACAGTTGCAATTAAAACGCAAAGTTCTATGGTGCAACGAACTTTAAATGTAAAAAATGGTGCAAATGCTATCAACATAAAAAATGATGATAATATTGTTTTTGCAAGAATTATCAATTCTGGTCAATTGCCTTTGGATGATGAAATTACCGAAGGTAGAGGTTTAAGTGTTTCTGTTCAGTATAAAGATTTACAAGGAAAGGCTATTGATATTAAAAACCTGAAACAAGGTCAGGATTTTGTAGCAAAAATTACGGTAAGTAATCCTAAAAACGAAACGGTAAATGATATTGCGTTGACGCAAATTTTCCCGTCTGGATGGGAAATTGTAAACACACGTTTTACAGATTTTGGAACAACTATAAAAAGTGAAGCACGTTATACAGATATTAGAGATGATCGCGTTAATTTTTATTTCGATTTAGAGCATCAATCTAAAAAATCAGAAACAAAAACGTTTTCAGTTTTATTAAATGCAGCCTATTTAGGAACTTATTATTTACCCGGAATTCAGGTAGAAGCTATGTATGATAATGATTATATGGTGATAACTAAAGGAAGTTGGATAAAGGTTATTAAGTAA
- the folB gene encoding dihydroneopterin aldolase, with the protein MGIIQVNNIKLYAFHGCLDEEAKIGSEYSVDVEIKANLKKSSKTDELADTVDYVHLNRIVKEEMAIRSKLLEEVAQRILDRIFKEILMVKKAKVSVAKINPPIGGNVEEVVIILTKKR; encoded by the coding sequence ATGGGAATAATACAAGTAAACAATATTAAACTCTATGCTTTTCATGGATGTTTAGACGAAGAAGCAAAAATAGGATCTGAATACAGTGTAGATGTAGAAATTAAAGCTAATTTAAAAAAATCATCTAAAACAGATGAGTTGGCAGATACGGTAGATTATGTACACTTAAATCGTATTGTAAAAGAAGAAATGGCAATTCGTTCTAAGTTGTTAGAAGAGGTGGCACAGAGAATATTAGATAGAATTTTTAAAGAAATTTTAATGGTAAAAAAAGCCAAAGTTTCTGTAGCAAAAATCAATCCACCTATTGGCGGAAATGTAGAAGAAGTGGTAATTATTCTTACAAAAAAGCGATAA
- a CDS encoding glutamine--tRNA ligase/YqeY domain fusion protein, translated as MSEEKKSLNFLEHIIEEDLANGMPKENLRFRFPPEPNGYLHIGHTKAIGISFGLGETYNAPVNLRFDDTNPAKEEQEYVDAIKKDISWLGYSWANECYSSDYFQQLFDWAVLLIKDGKAYVDSQSSEDMRAQKGTPTKVGTNSPFRNRSVEENLELFQGMKDGKFKEGEHTLRAKIDMESPNMLMRDPLMYRIMFKSHHRTGDDWCIYPMYDWTHGESDYIEQISHSLCSLEFKPHRELYNWFRDNVYNYSSSKYPNPPKQREFSRLNLSYTIMSKRKLLTLVENGVVSGWDDPRMPTISGLRRRGYTPESIKSFIETVGVSKRENIIDVALLEFKIREDLNKTAKRVMGVLDPVKVIIDNYPEGQEEMLTADYNDYEEGFGTREVPFSREIYIEREDFREEANKKFFRLKLGKEVRLKNAYFITATSCEKDENGEITVIHCTYDPLTKSGMDTEESKRKVKGTLHWVSVKHAVKAEVRAYDRLFLDEAPDAHKDKDFMEFVNPNSLEVITAFVEPSLQTAKIGERFQFQRMGYFNVDDDATTDNLIFNKIVGLRDSWGGK; from the coding sequence ATGTCTGAAGAGAAAAAATCGCTCAATTTTTTAGAGCATATTATTGAAGAGGATTTAGCAAACGGAATGCCTAAAGAAAATTTACGTTTTCGTTTTCCGCCAGAACCAAATGGGTATTTACATATTGGTCACACAAAAGCAATCGGAATTAGTTTCGGCTTAGGTGAGACGTATAATGCGCCTGTAAATTTGCGTTTTGATGATACAAACCCAGCAAAAGAAGAACAAGAATATGTAGATGCCATTAAGAAAGATATTTCTTGGTTAGGATATTCTTGGGCAAATGAATGTTATTCATCAGACTATTTTCAGCAATTGTTCGATTGGGCAGTTTTGTTAATAAAGGATGGTAAAGCGTATGTAGATTCTCAATCTTCGGAAGATATGAGAGCACAAAAAGGAACGCCAACGAAGGTTGGTACAAATAGCCCTTTTAGAAATCGTTCTGTTGAAGAAAACTTGGAATTATTTCAAGGAATGAAGGATGGAAAATTTAAGGAAGGGGAACATACTTTGCGTGCAAAGATTGATATGGAGAGCCCAAATATGTTGATGCGTGATCCTTTAATGTACAGAATTATGTTTAAATCTCACCACAGAACGGGTGATGATTGGTGCATTTACCCAATGTACGATTGGACGCATGGTGAGAGTGATTATATTGAGCAAATATCACATTCTTTATGTTCTCTTGAGTTTAAACCTCACAGAGAATTGTATAATTGGTTTAGAGATAATGTATATAATTATAGTAGTTCTAAATATCCGAATCCGCCAAAACAACGTGAGTTTTCTCGTTTGAATTTGAGTTATACAATTATGAGTAAACGTAAATTGTTAACGTTGGTAGAAAATGGAGTTGTTTCTGGTTGGGACGATCCTAGAATGCCTACTATTTCTGGTTTGCGTAGACGTGGTTATACTCCAGAATCGATTAAGAGTTTTATAGAAACGGTTGGTGTTTCTAAACGTGAAAATATAATTGACGTAGCACTTTTAGAGTTTAAAATTCGTGAGGATTTAAACAAAACGGCTAAAAGAGTCATGGGTGTTTTAGACCCAGTTAAAGTAATTATTGATAATTATCCTGAAGGACAAGAAGAAATGTTAACGGCTGATTATAATGATTATGAAGAAGGTTTTGGAACAAGAGAGGTTCCTTTTTCTAGAGAAATTTACATAGAACGTGAAGATTTTAGAGAAGAGGCTAACAAAAAATTCTTCCGTTTAAAATTAGGAAAAGAGGTTCGTTTAAAAAATGCTTATTTTATTACAGCAACGAGCTGTGAGAAAGATGAAAACGGAGAAATTACCGTTATTCATTGTACATACGATCCATTAACAAAATCTGGAATGGATACGGAAGAAAGCAAGCGTAAAGTAAAAGGTACTTTGCATTGGGTTTCTGTAAAACATGCTGTAAAAGCAGAAGTAAGAGCTTATGACAGGTTGTTTTTAGATGAAGCTCCTGATGCTCATAAAGACAAGGATTTTATGGAATTTGTAAATCCTAATTCTTTAGAGGTAATTACTGCTTTTGTAGAACCTAGTTTACAAACGGCTAAAATTGGAGAACGTTTTCAGTTTCAGCGTATGGGCTATTTTAATGTTGATGATGATGCTACCACAGATAACTTAATTTTCAACAAAATTGTTGGATTGAGAGATTCTTGGGGCGGGAAATAA
- a CDS encoding DUF6370 family protein: MKKLIVLSLLILASCSNKKEIKQVAEISCGICQLHLDAEECSLAVRFNDKAYFVDGFNIDDFGDAHDEKIGFCNVIRKAEITGTVENGRFFASDIKLVE; the protein is encoded by the coding sequence ATGAAAAAATTAATCGTTTTAAGTTTATTAATATTAGCTTCTTGTTCTAACAAGAAAGAAATTAAGCAAGTTGCAGAAATTTCTTGCGGTATATGTCAGCTTCATTTAGATGCTGAAGAGTGTAGCTTAGCGGTTAGGTTTAATGATAAAGCTTATTTTGTTGATGGTTTTAATATTGATGATTTTGGCGATGCACATGATGAGAAAATTGGCTTCTGTAATGTTATTAGAAAAGCAGAAATTACTGGCACAGTAGAAAACGGACGATTTTTTGCAAGTGATATTAAGTTGGTTGAATAA
- a CDS encoding type II toxin-antitoxin system RelE family toxin produces MEIIYLRQALKDVNKIKNSKLKSKIADVVADLKLAENLSEIKNVKPMSGHSDAYRIRIGNYRLGIYYLDDTITIGRFVKREDIYKLFP; encoded by the coding sequence ATGGAAATTATCTACTTACGCCAAGCATTAAAAGACGTAAACAAAATTAAAAATAGTAAGTTAAAGTCAAAAATAGCTGACGTTGTAGCTGATTTAAAATTAGCTGAAAATTTATCAGAAATAAAAAATGTAAAACCAATGTCTGGTCATTCAGATGCCTACAGAATTAGAATTGGCAATTATAGATTAGGAATTTATTATTTAGACGATACAATTACAATCGGTCGTTTTGTAAAACGTGAAGATATTTATAAATTATTTCCATAA